The following coding sequences are from one Pseudonocardia sp. HH130630-07 window:
- a CDS encoding beta-ketoacyl synthase N-terminal-like domain-containing protein produces the protein MTADRGAGDEVVVTGMAWTTPLGSDLDDVWRRLLRGEHGFVRSELSVEVRNDAAALVTEVDPALPPGERLHRIAVPAVRRALGDAGLDGADPRAAFVLATSYGDHLDSGDTTSLSGWAGAVTAAVGHPHEPVSVATACSAGSDALVVGAALVRSGRYPVVVCVGADVVTDVKRLGHSGLGTMSRDALRAFDTGRSGMLLGEGAGVVVLESAGSARDRAARRYAVLRGTGSANDASGMTAPDPSGRSVHRAVERCLDDAGLTPAAVSVVSAHGTGTALNDQVEAASLGALFGGVADPPPVFGTKGALGHSLGACGVIEAISVVLALASGRVPPVRGLREPLPDVRGLVPVAARSVNGTGTGSAGLSLTLGFGGFNTALALSV, from the coding sequence ATGACCGCGGACCGCGGCGCCGGTGACGAGGTCGTCGTCACCGGCATGGCCTGGACGACGCCGCTCGGGAGCGATCTCGACGACGTCTGGCGGCGGCTGCTCCGCGGCGAGCACGGGTTCGTCCGGAGCGAGCTGTCCGTCGAGGTCCGCAACGACGCGGCCGCGCTCGTCACCGAGGTCGACCCGGCGCTCCCGCCGGGGGAGCGGCTGCACCGGATCGCCGTGCCGGCGGTGCGGCGGGCGCTCGGCGACGCCGGCCTCGACGGGGCCGACCCGCGGGCCGCGTTCGTCCTGGCGACGAGCTACGGCGACCACCTGGACAGCGGCGACACGACGTCGCTGTCCGGGTGGGCCGGTGCCGTCACCGCCGCCGTCGGTCATCCGCACGAACCGGTGTCGGTCGCCACGGCCTGCTCGGCCGGGTCCGACGCGCTCGTCGTCGGTGCCGCGCTGGTCCGCAGCGGCCGGTACCCGGTCGTGGTCTGCGTGGGCGCCGACGTCGTGACCGACGTCAAGCGGCTCGGCCACTCCGGGCTCGGCACCATGTCGCGGGACGCGTTGCGCGCCTTCGACACCGGGCGGTCCGGGATGCTGCTGGGTGAGGGGGCGGGGGTCGTCGTCCTGGAGTCCGCGGGATCGGCCAGGGACCGTGCGGCGCGCCGGTACGCGGTGCTGCGCGGGACCGGATCGGCCAACGACGCCTCCGGCATGACCGCCCCGGACCCCAGCGGCCGCAGCGTCCACCGGGCCGTCGAACGGTGTCTCGACGACGCCGGGCTGACCCCGGCCGCGGTGTCGGTGGTGTCCGCGCACGGCACCGGTACCGCACTGAACGACCAGGTCGAGGCGGCGTCGCTCGGCGCGCTGTTCGGCGGCGTGGCGGACCCGCCGCCGGTGTTCGGCACCAAGGGGGCGCTGGGGCACTCGCTCGGTGCCTGCGGGGTGATCGAGGCGATCTCGGTCGTGCTGGCACTGGCCTCGGGCCGGGTGCCACCGGTCCGTGGCCTGCGCGAGCCGCTCCCCGACGTGCGGGGCCTGGTCCCGGTCGCGGCCCGCTCGGTGAACGGCACGGGCACCGGCTCCGCCGGGCTGTCCCTGACGCTCGGTTTCGGCGGCTTCAACACCGCGCTCGCCCTCTCCGTCTGA
- a CDS encoding beta-ketoacyl synthase N-terminal-like domain-containing protein, translated as MHSFGLSARTTDDPGTHARNAPSLYADPVAWLLCEVTGQALAGCPDDVLHHTDEVGHLAVSDHGTLDTMRALARSGRRGRVSPLRFAGANPGSLAGLACLRWGLRGPTMMLAMPPSPAGPAAVAVAQRWLDTGQARHVVLATHTVRDGVHEARCAVLARDAVAGTTPLDWADVAGGAPVTVR; from the coding sequence ATGCACTCGTTCGGACTGTCGGCCCGCACCACGGACGATCCCGGTACGCACGCCCGCAACGCTCCGTCGCTCTACGCGGACCCGGTGGCCTGGCTGCTGTGCGAGGTCACCGGGCAGGCGCTGGCCGGATGCCCGGACGACGTGCTGCACCACACCGACGAGGTCGGCCATCTCGCCGTGAGCGACCACGGCACGCTGGACACGATGCGCGCGCTCGCCCGCTCCGGGCGGCGCGGGCGGGTCTCGCCGCTGCGTTTCGCCGGGGCGAACCCCGGGTCGCTGGCCGGGCTCGCCTGCCTGCGGTGGGGGCTGCGCGGACCCACCATGATGCTGGCGATGCCGCCGTCGCCGGCGGGACCGGCGGCCGTCGCGGTGGCGCAGCGGTGGCTGGACACGGGGCAGGCGCGCCACGTCGTGCTCGCCACGCACACCGTGCGCGACGGCGTGCACGAGGCCCGGTGCGCGGTGCTCGCCCGCGACGCGGTCGCCGGCACGACGCCGCTGGACTGGGCGGACGTCGCGGGCGGGGCCCCGGTGACCGTCCGATGA